Proteins encoded within one genomic window of Arachis ipaensis cultivar K30076 chromosome B08, Araip1.1, whole genome shotgun sequence:
- the LOC107610810 gene encoding protein FAR1-RELATED SEQUENCE 5-like — translation MAYMAGHSGGYGMLRFTKQDLYNYVHGQKLTRICDGDAAATIGYFEGKANADMLTSACYTRTPDNRLGSLFWADGEMMANYQLFGDVLAFDSTYRSNKYRKPLVVFSGSNHHKQTSIFRFALLEDEEVRTYRWVLLNLLDVMGHKKPCVVVTDGDKVMRTTIVDVISTAKHRLCGWHLEKNCVQRVKETEFRKVFKKALYANLEINEFEE, via the coding sequence ATGGCTTACATGGCCGGGCATTCTGGTGGTTATGGTATGCTTCGATTTACAAAACAGGATTTGTATAATTATGTACATGGGCAAAAGCTTACGCGAATATGTGATGGGGATGCAGCAGCCACTATCGGTTACTTCGAGGGTAAGGCAAATGCAGACATGCTGACCTCGGCATGTTACACACGGACCCCGGACAATCGCTTGGGTAGCCTATTTTGGGCAGATGGGGAGATGATGGCGAACTATCAGCTATTCGGTGATGTTTTGGCGTTTGATTCTACGTATCGTTCTAACAAGTACAGGAAGCCGCTGGTGGTTTTTTCTGGGTCAAATCACCACAAACAAACATCCATTTTTAGGTTCGCGTTGCTAGAGGATGAAGAGGTACGCACTTATCGGTGGGTGTTGTTGAACCTGTTGGATGTCATGGGACATAAGAAGCCTTGTGTAGTAGTCACCGATGGGGACAAGGTGATGCGCACTACAATTGTAGATGTGATCTCGACCGCGAAACATAGATTGTGCGGTTGGCACCTGGAGAAGAATTGTGTCCAGAGGGTTAAGGAAACAGAATTCCGCAAGGTTTTTAAGAAAGCTCTCTATGCAAACTTGGAAATCAACGAGTTTGAGGAGTAA